A window of Castanea sativa cultivar Marrone di Chiusa Pesio chromosome 1, ASM4071231v1 contains these coding sequences:
- the LOC142606260 gene encoding U-box domain-containing protein 5-like — protein MMGKNGAEIMDPYGCNIKVHCLMCLELKKFVDRISKIFPAIESARPRCTSGIKALCSLHAAMDKAELLIKYCSESSRLYLAFTTDKIILKCEKIQRSLELCLSQIQNMVPTLLAAKISGIVRDLRDAKFPIDSAAEEAGKVVRELLLKEIPTSNCINDLELEPIQLAALRLNITTPSALSKEKMSIQRLLDKVPDHMVQKRNILRYFSHLLKKYRETIGQNLNGSTLLQHDESSYQSIDSGTPEPPEEFKCPISMRLMYEPIIIASGKTFERFWIEKWFNEGNKTCPITHMKLDHLSLTPNIAMKALISKWSSEHGITIPDPSLEPHLDSFESMKSSHSSSIVSIGSSLKDLHLQVSSVSLHSLGSSHGSEIIEEKSDDCFSYRLTQMNAEPQRPHQYVDCYGKILDFLSTLAAVSWGSQCRTVENVKNQLQDNNSTYHSTNCNGCIKPLIKFLKDALKYRDIKAQRDAAELLLAILSGNRSKMPPFDEDEIYVLASYLESEITGEALAIIEILSCQSNYQSMMVASGVLPSILKLLDTQYREFHRIVMKILCNLSCNADVGYHIVYLDFIPKLVPFLGDHNHARFCIKIIRNLCDIEEVRIALAETSSCISAFAKVLETGTEEEQEHAVYVLLSLCHERVEFCQLVMKENIRRLLFNLSVNKNSRGKGIAIKLLQFLEHIRTDVSECSTSPKAGLGLETSRDYGKHCKEKKLRFRAFRFLGNKTSLYSKASYL, from the exons ATGATGGGGAAGAATGGTGCTGAAATCATGGATCCATATGGTTGTAACATTAAG GTTCATTGTTTAATGTGTTTAGAGCTTAAAAAATTCGTTGAtagaatttcaaaaatatttccaGCCATTGAGTCTGCCCGACCACGATGTACATCAGGGATAAAGGCACTGTGCTCATTACATGCTGCCATGGATAAAGCAGAATTACTTATCAAATACTGCTCAGAGTCTAGTAGACTCTACCTG GCATTTACAACGGATAAGATCATCCTGAAATGTGAGAAAATACAGCGCTCTTTGGAGTTATGTTTGAGTCAAATCCAAAATATGGTCCCAActttgttggctgcaaag ATATCTGGAATTGTTCGTGATCTTAGGGATGCAAAGTTTCCCATTGACTCTGCTGCAGAAGAGGCTGGGAAGGTTGTACGAGAACTGCTTCTGAAGGAAATTCCTACATCAAATTGTATAAATGATTTAGAACTTGAACCTATCCAACTTGCAGCTTTGAGGCTGAATATTACAACCCCTTCAGCTCtttcaaaagagaaaatgtCTATTCAGAGATTACTTGATAAGGTCCCTGACCACATGGTCCAAAAGCGGAACATATTGAGGTATTTCTCTCATCTTTTGAAGAAGTATAGGGAAACAATTGGACAAAACCTGAATGGTAGTACCCTTCTGCAGCATGATGAGTCATCGTATCAGTCCATTGACTCTGGGACACCTGAACCTCCTGAGGAATTCAAATGCCCCATCTCTATGAGACTGATGTATGAACCAATAATTATTGCATCTGGGAAAACATTTGAACGGTTTTGGATAGAGAAGTGGTTTAATGAAGGTAATAAGACATGCCCAATAACTCATATGAAGCTGGACCATTTGTCCCTCACTCCAAACATTGCAATGAAGGCCCTCATATCAAAGTGGTCTTCTGAGCATGGAATTACTATTCCTGACCCATCTTTAGAACCACACCTTGATTCTTTTGAATCCATGAAATCTTCACATTCCAGTTCCATTGTCAGCATAGGTAGTTCTTTGAAAGACTTGCACCTTCAAGTTAGCAGTGTGTCACTACACTCGTTAGGGTCCAGTCATGGTTCAGAAATTATCGAAGAGAAAAGTGATGACTGCTTTAGTTATAGGCTTACTCAAATGAATGCAGAGCCTCAAAGACCTCACCAATATGTAGATTGTTATGGCAAGATTTTAGACTTTCTTTCCACACTTGCTGCAGTTTCTTGGGGGTCACAGTGCAGGACAGTGGAAAATGTGAAAAACCAACTGCAAGACAATAACAGTACATACCACTCTACAAATTGCAATGGGTGCATCAAACCGTTGATTAAATTTTTGAAGGATGCACTTAAATATAGAGATATAAAAGCTCAGAGAGATGCTGCAGAGTTGCTGTTGGCGATTTTGAGTGGAAACAG AAGTAaaatgccaccctttgatgaAGATGAGATTTACGTGTTGGCATCATATCTTGAATCTGAAATCACTGGAGAAGCCCTTGCTATCATTGAAATTTTGTCTTGCCAATCCAATTACCAGTCTATGATGGTGGCATCTGGTGTTCTTCCTTCCATTCTAAAACTCCTTGATACACAGTACAGGGAATTTCACAGAATTGTTATGAAGATACTGTGTAACTTGTCCTGCAATGCTGATGTTGGATACCATATTGTATATTTAGACTTCATTCCAAAACTGGTTCCTTTTCTGGGTGATCACAATCATGCACGGTTTTGCATCAAGATTATTAGAAACTTATGCGATATTGAGGAGGTAAGAATTGCACTTGCTGAAACCAGTTCGTGTATCAGTGCCTTTGCCAAAGTATTGGAAACTGGAACAGAAGAGGAACAAGAACATGCAGTATATGTCCTTCTTTCACTATGTCATGAGCGTGTTGAGTTTTGTCAATTGGTCATGAAAGAGAACATAAGGCGACTTTTATTCAATTTATCTGTAAACAAGAATTCAAGGGGGAAGGGGATTGCTATCAAATTGCTTCAGTTCTTGGAACATATCAGAACTGATGTTTCAGAATGTTCAACAAGTCCTAAAGCTGGCTTGGGCCTAGAAACCTCACGCGACTATGGCAAGCActgtaaagaaaagaaattacgTTTCAGGGCATTTCGGTTCCTTGGAAATAAGACGTCTTTATATTCCAAAGCCAGCTATCTTTGA
- the LOC142621516 gene encoding small ribosomal subunit protein mS77 (rPPR2): protein MSLRHLVSRKTINNLSRTNGKSPSVYPYIYRNFTTITAPISSRFHFPNSDGSSKPLQNPNFLKPISSFSTHIHSADGTKLSHLGGYRKPNSEEFEDEEEDGTMNEFLSRFVWIMRGKLYEVYTDCDKETIEAMLLVVVGKVVSEMEKGGLEQMLGAAVATPSQDFSEDLWRTVWEVSNMVLDDMRKEKMKEKMKGFLQSEEVKEMCRFAGEVGIRGDMLREFRFKWAREKMEESEFYESLERMREEARAQDEGEKSEGKQAETMGDEDVMAEEKPKVVSLPKRRGKIRYKIYGLDLSDPKWAEVADKIHERGELIWPEEPKPISGKCKLVTESILSLNEEEDPSPVLAEWVELLQPSRIDWITLLDRLKEQNNSLYFKVAELVLHEESFQTNIRDYSKLIDAHAKENRLEDAERILKKMNENGIVPDILTATVLVHMYSKAGNIERAKEAFESLRSQGFQPDMKVYNSMIVAYVNAGQPKLGESLMREMEARDMKPTQEIYMALLRSFAQRGDVGGAGRIANTMQFAGFQPSLESCTLLVEAYGQSGDPDLARSNFDYMIKVGHRPDDRCTASMIAAYKKKNLLDKALNLLLQLEKDGFQPGVATYTVLVDWLGKLQLVNEAEQLLDKIVELGEAPPYKVHISLCDMYSRAGVEKKALQALGALEAKKEQLGPDDFERIINGLLAGGFVQDARRIHGLMEARGFAASEQFKMTLMTSQAFSRKRSTMR from the exons ATGAGCTTGAGGCACTTAGTTTCTCGGAAAACAATCAACAATCTATCAAGAACCAATGGGAAATCACCATCAGTGTACCCGTATATTTACAGGAATTTCACCACAATTACTGCCCCAATATCTTCTCGGTTTCATTTTCCAAACAGTGATGGAAGCTCTAAACCCCTCCAAAATCCTAATTTCCTTAAACCCATTTCGTCTTTCAGTACGCACATTCACTCTGCTGATGGAACTAAATTGAGCCACTTGGGTGGATACCGGAAACCCAATTCAGAGGAATTTGAGGACGAGGAGGAGGATGGGACCATGAATGAGTTCTTGTCTCGATTTGTTTGGATAATGCGTGGAAAGCTCTATGAAGTTTACACTGACTGTGATAAGGAGACAATTGAGGCAATGCTTTTGGTCGTTGTTGGGAAAGTTGTGTCGGAGATGGAAAAGGGTGGTCTTGAGCAGATGCTTGGTGCTGCAGTGGCCACTCCTTCACAGGATTTTAGTGAGGATTTATGGAGAACAGTATGGGAAGTGagtaatatggttttggatgatatgagaaaggagaaaatgaaggaaaagatgaaGGGGTTTCTGCAATCTGAAGAAGTTAAGGAAATGTGCAGGTTTGCTGGTGAAGTTGGTATTCGCGGGGATATGCTGAGAGAGTTTAGATTCAAATGGGCTCGCGAGAAAATGGAGGAAAGTGAATTTTATGAGAGTTTGGAGCGCATGAGAGAAGAAGCTCGAGCCCAAGATGAAGGGGAGAAATCAGAGGGCAAGCAAGCTGAAACAATGGGTGATGAGGATGTTATGGCTGAGGAGAAGCCTAAAGTTGTTAGTCTTCCTAAGAGACGAGGCAAGATTAGGTACAAGATTTATGGTCTTGATCTCTCTGACCCAAAATGGGCTGAGGTGGCTGATAAAATTCATGAGAGAGGGGAGCTCATTTGGCCAGAGGAACCAAAGCCAATATCTGGGAAATGCAAACTGGTGACTGAGAGTATTCTTTCGTTGAATGAGGAGGAGGATCCATCTCCAGTTTTGGCTGAATGGGTAGAGCTTCTTCAACCTAGCCGGATTGACTGGATCACTTTGCTTGACAGATTGAAAGAGCAAAATAATAGTCTATATTTTAAG gtAGCAGAACTTGTACTGCATGAAGAGTCGTTTCAAACAAACATCCGTGACTACTCAAAGCTTATTGATGCCCATGCCAAAGAGAACCGCTTAGAAGATGCTGAGAGAATTCTCAAGAAGATGAATGAAAATGGTATAGTGCCTGATATTTTAACAGCCACAGTTTTGGTTCACATGTACAGTAAAGCAGGCAATATTGAACGTGCCAAAGAAGCATTTGAAAGTTTGAGGAGCCAGGGATTCCAACCAGACATGAAGGTCTATAACTCGATGATCGTAGCATATGTAAATGCTGGCCAACCCAAGTTGGGTGAGTCACTGATGAGAGAGATGGAGGCAAGAGACATGAAACCCACACAGGAAATTTACATGGCATTACTTCGGTCATTTGCTCAACGTGGTGATGTTGGTGGAGCAGGACGAATTGCAAACACTATGCAGTTTGCAGGTTTTCAACCAAGTTTGGAGTCTTGTACTTTGCTCGTTGAGGCATATGGGCAATCTGGTGACCCTGATCTGGCAAGGAGCAACTTTGACTACATGATAAAAGTTGGGCATAGGCCTGATGACAGGTGCACTGCCAGCATGATTGCAGCgtacaagaagaagaatttaTTGGATAAGGCCTTAAATCTTTTGTtgcaacttgagaaggatggaTTTCAGCCTGGAGTTGCCACTTACACTGTTCTTGTGGATTGGTTGGGTAAATTGCAGCTAGTTAACGAGGCTGAGCAGCTATTGGACAAGATTGTTGAGTTGGGTGAGGCCCCTCCTTATAAGGTGCATATAAGCCTTTGCGATATGTATTCAAGGGCTGGAGTGGAGAAAAAAGCACTTCAAGCACTAGGGGCTTTGGAGGCTAAGAAAGAGCAACTAGGGCCTGATGACTTTGAGAGGATTATAAATGGGCTTTTGGCTGGTGGCTTTGTGCAGGATGCTAGAAGGATACATGGGCTGATGGAGGCCCGGGGTTTTGCTGCATCAGAGCAATTTAAGATGACCTTGATGACATCTCAAGCTTTTAGCCGCAAAAGATCTACAATGAGATAG
- the LOC142621517 gene encoding CBS domain-containing protein CBSX3, mitochondrial isoform X2, translating to MQGIFGAVRSCQETLKAAILQHSHGRGKIFTFGGTTSSSPEQLKGLENVTVAEVLMTKGEEKTGSWLWCRTNDAVIDAVKNMAKNNIGSLVVLKPGEEHLAGIITERDYTRKIVAQGRSPIYTTVGEIMTDKDKLITVTSDTNVLQAMQLMTENQIRHIPVIDGKIVGMISIVDVVRAVVHEQSGELKRLNEFIKGDYY from the exons atgcaaggAATTTTCGGAGCAGTACGATCTTGCCAGGAAACACTCAAGGCTGCAATTTTGCAACATTCACATGGTAGAGGGAAAATATTCACTTTTGGAGGCACTACCTCCTCTTCACCCGAACAGCTAAAAGGGTTGGAGAATGTAACAGTGGCAGAGGTGCTAATGACTAAGGGAGAAGAAAAAACTGGTTCATGGCTGTGGTGCCGGACCAATGATGCTGTCATCGACGCAGTCAAAAAT ATGgctaaaaataatattgggtCGTTAGTGGTACTAAAGCCAGGAGAGGAACATCTTGCAGGAATCATCACTGAAAGAG ACTACACGAGGAAGATAGTCGCGCAGGGAAGATCACCCATATATACAACAGTTGGGGAAATTATGACTGATAAG GACAAATTAATAACAGTGACATCTGATACCAATGTTCTCCAAGCAATGCAGCTAATGACAG AAAACCAGATACGGCATATTCCAGTCATTGATGGGAAGATAGTTGGCATGATCTCTATTGTAGATGTTGTAAGAGCAGTAGTGCACGAGCAAAGTGGTGAACTGAAGCGACTGAATGAGTTCATTAAAGGAGACTACTATTAG
- the LOC142621517 gene encoding CBS domain-containing protein CBSX3, mitochondrial isoform X1, protein MQGIFGAVRSCQETLKAAILQHSHGRGKIFTFGGTTSSSPEQLKGLENVTVAEVLMTKGEEKTGSWLWCRTNDAVIDAVKNMAKNNIGSLVVLKPGEEHLAGIITERDYTRKIVAQGRSPIYTTVGEIMTDKQDKLITVTSDTNVLQAMQLMTENQIRHIPVIDGKIVGMISIVDVVRAVVHEQSGELKRLNEFIKGDYY, encoded by the exons atgcaaggAATTTTCGGAGCAGTACGATCTTGCCAGGAAACACTCAAGGCTGCAATTTTGCAACATTCACATGGTAGAGGGAAAATATTCACTTTTGGAGGCACTACCTCCTCTTCACCCGAACAGCTAAAAGGGTTGGAGAATGTAACAGTGGCAGAGGTGCTAATGACTAAGGGAGAAGAAAAAACTGGTTCATGGCTGTGGTGCCGGACCAATGATGCTGTCATCGACGCAGTCAAAAAT ATGgctaaaaataatattgggtCGTTAGTGGTACTAAAGCCAGGAGAGGAACATCTTGCAGGAATCATCACTGAAAGAG ACTACACGAGGAAGATAGTCGCGCAGGGAAGATCACCCATATATACAACAGTTGGGGAAATTATGACTGATAAG CAGGACAAATTAATAACAGTGACATCTGATACCAATGTTCTCCAAGCAATGCAGCTAATGACAG AAAACCAGATACGGCATATTCCAGTCATTGATGGGAAGATAGTTGGCATGATCTCTATTGTAGATGTTGTAAGAGCAGTAGTGCACGAGCAAAGTGGTGAACTGAAGCGACTGAATGAGTTCATTAAAGGAGACTACTATTAG
- the LOC142617374 gene encoding tubby-like F-box protein 5: MSFKAIVRELIRDGIGSISRRRGGGGGEDGKSSARYYRRGKSHIAPDCSSTSSSLTAFVTIQEQQQSRWANLPPELLLDIIHRVEASETAWPARKDVVACASVCRSWRDITKEIVKTPEQCGSLTFPISLKQPGPRDAPIQCFIKRERATSTYHLYLGLSPALSADTSKLLLAAKKIRRATSTEFIISLVQDDYSRASNSYVGKLRSNFLGTKFSVYDSQPPHDLSIQLNSRSHRRIHPKQVSPKVPAAGNYNVATISYELNVLRTRGPRRMQCTMHSIPISAIQEGGTAPTPMEFKNHHDEQCSLFSISKGKKPLVEFSSTSLAETLESTPNTRDSLVLKNKAPRWHEQLQCWCLNFKGRVTVASVKNFQLVAAAEPHQNVSVAEQEKVILQFGKIGKDIFTMDYRYPLSAFQAFALCLSSFDTKPACE, from the exons ATGTCGTTCAAAGCGATAGTTCGGGAGCTGATTCGAGATGGAATAGGGAGCATATCGaggagaagaggaggaggaggaggagaagatgGGAAAAGTAGTGCGCGTTATTATCGGCGCGGAAAGTCTCACATCGCGCCGGATTGTTCATCGACGTCGTCTTCGTTGACTGCATTCGTTACGATTCAAGAGCAGCAACAGAGCCGGTGGGCGAATTTGCCTCCTGAATTGCTTCTAGATATAATTCATCGCGTCGAAGCCAGCGAGACCGCTTGGCCTGCTCGCAAAGACGTGGTGGCATGCGCCTCGGTTTGCAGGTCTTGGAGAGATATCACTAAAGAGATTGTTAAAACTCCTGAACAATGTGGCTCACTCACCTTTCCCATCTCACTCAAacag CCTGGCCCAAGGGATGCTCCGATCCAATGCTTTATAAAGAGGGAAAGGGCGACCTCGACTTATCATCTCTATCTTGGTTTGAGCCCTG CTCTGTCTGCCGATACGAGTAAATTGTTGTTGGCAGCAAAAAAGATCAGAAGGGCAACAAGTACAGAATTTATAATATCGTTAGTTCAAGATGATTACTCTCGAGCAAGCAATTCTTATGTTGGAAAGCTGAG GTCTAATTTCCTGGGGACCAAGTTTTCCGTCTATGATAGTCAGCCTCCACATGACTTGTCAATCCAATTGAATTCTAGGTCGCATCGAAGAATCCATCCAAAGCAGGTATCTCCTAAGGTACCTGCTGCTGGTAATTACAACGTGGCTACTATATCTTATGAGCTCAATGTCCTCCGCACCAGAGGTCCAAGGAGAATGCAGTGCACTATGCATTCAATCCCCATATCTGCGATACAAGAAGGGGGAACTGCCCCTACTCCAATGGAATTCAAAAATCACCATGATGAGCAATGCtcattgttttcaatttcaaaaggaAAGAAGCCACTTGTTGAGTTCAGCTCCACGAGCCTTGCCGAGACACTGGAATCAACCCCCAACACAAGGGATTCTCTGGTTTTGAAAAACAAAGCTCCTAGATGGCATGAGCAGCTGCAATGTTGGTGCCTAAATTTCAAAGGACGTGTTACAGTTGCCTCTGTTAAGAATTTTCAGCTGGTTGCAGCTGCAGAGCCTCACCAAAATGTTTCGGTGGCAGAACAAGAAAAAGTGATACTACAATTTGGTAAAATTGGGAAAGACATTTTCACCATGGATTACCGCTATCCTCTTTCCGCTTTCCAAGCGTTTGCACTCTGCTTGAGCAGCTTTGACACTAAACCAGCTTGTGAATGA